Genomic window (Rhododendron vialii isolate Sample 1 chromosome 4a, ASM3025357v1):
atagtatgcaacagtactctttAATGTAAGcaaaattttcatagataagcagaaagatacaatcataggcatagagttctactataatggcaagtagggacACAAGGATAGGCACGTACATGAATAGTGACTAAGCACTAAATGTCTCATACAAGGACAAGTAGTAACGAAATAATGCTTTTATTAATAACATAGGAATAGTACAGCTTAGGAGATTCTTAAACAGACAGAAGTGATCGTAGTTTCCGACATCCTACATCCCAAAGGATTACAATTGCTCCTAGGTTGGCCTAAGATATGCCTAATTGGTGTACTCTGCTTTTGGGGTCTCGTCCTCTTCGAGATTTCCTTCACCTAACAGGTTTTCCTCCTCGGTTACCTCGTTGGCGTCCTTATCACCTTCGACTTCTTCCTCTGTAActtcaacctcaaagttctccatcgggggtaaggCACCAAAGAACTCATAGAAGGCATACAGGATTGGAAACATTTCAGGAAACCAAGGGTCCTCCtccacgggaataggggtattctgctgcaccctcatgaaatctcatttttctgcgAGTACAGCAGCAATGAAGTCGGGATTCTCCACAAGTTGAGTTGTCATAGCTTCTATGGCGTCTTTGAGTTGGCGAGCTCCAACCAATAGGCTAACTAGGtagttcatctacaaggaaaggtttcaacctcaattagtaacagGGTTTCATTAACTCTAAAGAAAGCTCTTGAGTTTCTAAgtcccacattcgattcttgatttaagtcatcatccaattgttcgggaattcccagctcggcggtactgccaatttccgcgccttgcttcaatccgaggattgttttgacagaattccacccaatttgggacggtaaacttaaactcaattcacgtttgtgcaacggtcaaactatctcgcGGTTCTAcacattctacccatggccgaggttttgaacctaaagctctgataccatgttgtaacgccccgaattttgggtacgttaaagaagacattttgttacaaaaacaaagtgagtctggctcaatattacatcataactctcatgagagtacttttattacacaagggaagggaactaaggttcctaactacagctctgcctgctcctccatctgagccagctcttcagctccaaaggcctccaaggtgtactgctcactttgatcatctacaaagtctgacacattataccagcatcgccaccgataaaatatgtcagggtcaccaaaggtaacaccatgagctatgaaagctcaatagaaaaatccttacccacctatcttaacttacaaacaataggttatAATGAAACATTGATTTTCACATGatatgtgtatacacagctacaaaagacaatatcaataacacatccgcaatcgctatataactattgttggtgtccaagattctccgagtttctcctacgcaactcgtcgtagaccgtgtctccattttcatataccaatcaacattttccaaaatcatatgtttaacacacccaacctcggttccaccgcgctgggttcccgagtatcctcacaatggttccgccgcgccgggttcccattggcacacaattgcattggctccataccgcggataatcaagccacacacccaacctcggttccgccgcgtcggtctcctgagtatcctcacaatggttccgccgcgtcgggttcccattggcacacaattgcattggctccgtaccgcggataaccaagccacacacccaacctcggttccgccgcgccggtttcccattggcacacacacacacacaactcacattatgcaccaaaatcggtcataatgtagtttcaaaaatatttccttcctcagaatacatttcctttcattaaccacaccctaggtgccatgtttctactttctcggttctcgtgtctcgatTCCATGCAAAGACTTCGTGGTAAGAccaaagtaagcatgaatcattcattgtaatctaacaagatcatctaactccataatataccacaagtaatacaatcaattcatgtatacCATTTCAAACTCCtcgaaatatcaaaatacaaatacttcgatgcaaatagtaaagttttaactttcgaaaaatcgttctttcttggagatcaaaacaacatacgttatacttgagatggaaagtaaataaagataacctacttcctacttgggatggaagataaggagatcctaccttacttcttggcggtagtcggctacggaaggttagtcggtggtcggacaaagtaacttcctacggtatgcgttcgggagcttcgaaagagaatggtttctctggaaacttcttcttgactaacactactctactttatggatcaaagggtggtcgggtggaggtttagtggcggctttggacaagtttcttgaagaactcaagaacactcaagaacaaagtaagaacaaactagaacactaagattttctagagagagaagttgctaggtgaaggtgtgagttgaatgagaaacatggggtgctatttatagccaaaatcttgggctctccctcccctctcatggccggccctctctctctccaaatcctccatggatttgctccattaagttgtcaaatcacatcacatgtcatgccatgccttgtccaatcatatcttaggtgtaaggctatagaatcaagtaagatcttagactttttaggtgaatctaggtaattacaacctaggtctagcttgtagtcaaatcttaggctaacaaagcctaggattgtgtcataatggcccatcaataggttgtcattaggcaaataggcttagggctattaagtagCTTGGAGTGTACTACACACTAGcacacatcggtactttattggtcaaagactctattacccaagggtcactaacttccctaatggttattacccaatgggtaaaggatccaaggaactaggtagttggtttctaactaatcggtttagaatctagttctatgtgctcgggaaactacttagccaatggttaaaatttagggacgaaaatctaattatcacgaaatatcggaaatatagaaggaatataaaaagtaaaaataaaattcaaatatttaacgaaatttttattgaccaaaattcaggggcgttacaatggttatatatatatatatatatatatatatatatatatatatatatatatatatatatatatatatatatatatatatatatatatatatatatatatatatatatatatatatatatatatatatatatataacgaaTGTGTTTTATGGTTTGATCTATAGGTCCATTTTCAAATTTGTGGTTGTAAATTGCGTCATATGATTTGTGGATTCATGTTCACAATTATAGTTCAAAAATGCCTTTGGTCCTCCAAAATCATAATTGCTAGCTACTACTTTTATATTGGGTTTACTATAAAGTCAATCGAATTCGAGCCATGGTCACCTGTAATAGTTATTATTGTATTAGAAAAAATACAGCTTATAATTTAGCTGACGTCCAACCACTCCCTATGATGTCTTGTCCTTAAATACATCAAGCATGGTTCTTTTGCATAGCTGTTTGGTTTAGCTTCTTATACTGCTACTTCAAGAATAGGGAAGGAACGCTAGCATGCTGGAGATGGAAAATACCAATCCACCATGGCTGAAGCAACTGTTGAAAGCCAACTTCTACGCCGTCTATCAGGCCCACGAAGACTACAGATGTAATAAGTGCAACCGCTACTGCATAGAATGCACTGGAAATCCTTTCTATGAGTACTGTTTAGATGACCACGAAAACCACCAAATCATACAGGTGATTGAATATTTTGCTTAAATCGTTAAATTACTTTGCATAACACACAAGTATAAAACAAAGCATTGTTCTAATTTGCATGCGCCTTTGCATGTTTTCAGATAAGGTGATCATCTCTGAGCAACGCTGTGAGGGTGGATGATATAAAAAACCATATAAATCTTGGTGGGGtacaaacaaacatgataaatAAACGACAAATTGTTTTCTTGAATTCGCGACCATATACACGGCTCCTTTATGGCGTGACGAATATTTGTAATATTTGTCGTCATAGTCTGCTAACTGGTAACTTCAAGTTCTGCTGTTTGAGTTGTAAGGTAATTAACAATTTGGTTAACTACAAAATTGAAAGATCCCAGGAGTGATTTTGTTAAGCTATAGTAAATCAATTGATAAGCATGCTCAAAATTATATGGTTATTATTCATTGCTGCCCTCTAGCTAAAATGAAGATCATGAACATcaatatttcggtaattagTTTGTTCAAATGAACTACAACTGGAAATATGTAGCAAATTTAAAGTCCAATGTTATCAAGCATCATTACCCCAAATATACGTGAGAAGTATTGTATAAatgtttttatttatattttgccCAAATTTAATAACAACATATTCTCTAATACACAAGTTATTCAATTTATAGTTTGTTCCAGGGTTGCTTTGTAGTAAACATCGGATTCATGAATAACTGGTTCCAACGTGATTTATAATTGCTCGTTCAATTGCTGCTACATCATATTATGCCAGAATTTTCAACCTGAAACTTTTGCACGATCTGTGCCATCGACTCTACCTCGTTGGATTACGTTTTGTACTTGTAATCACAGTTAGATTCCTCGTGTATTATTTTACAGCATGGTTCATTTTCTGCAACTTGAATCATTTGTTGTCTATCAAGTTCGCATGGTTGATTTTTACTACCACTAAACAAAGTTAGCTCGTTATTTATAATGGAATTTGATTAGTTTTATGTCCTTTTATAAACATCACACTCAATTCAGTTGTTTCTCACTTCCATTATAGTCAATTGGAAGGGTGCAAATATTCTCACTTTGATATTTACATATACACACGTATTTTTTTCCACTCCATCGTTTGCAATGTAATAATTATACAAGTTACGTTCATTGAAACAGTATGTTGATGGAAATCAATATCTTTTATGCTGTTGATGTAGCGCGAAGCTATATCTCGTGGTTCTCCAAAACAAACATTCGCCGTTGAAACAGAGCTTAGTACAGGCGAAATTGATGACAGTTTCCAGATTGACCAATCATCAACGCCAAACAGAAAATTGAAGGTAAGGAGGTTGCATAAATTGCTAGCTAAATCTTCTGTTGCGTCTGCTTTAGTTGCTAAACAGGTTACAAGCAGCATTTATCCTGCAACTGCGCCTATGTTCAACCATGTAAATTCCAGGAAAAGGAAAGGCATTCATCAACAAGCTCCTCTAACTTAATTTGCCCAGTAGCTCAGCAACTGTAACATGTAATTGCAATGAAACCTGAGGCGCAATGTTACTGGCACTAGAGAATGGTGTGTAAAATAACTTTTTGCAGACTTTTGACCTTTTTGTAAGCCTTGGGTTttcataggttcagtaatcaGTGATGATTGTATTCGCGAAAAAATATTTGGTCTACTTGTAAAGAGTTCATGACTATGTCTTGCGTGTTTGGACATATCACTGGGGAACATTGATATGTCAATGGTGTGAAAAGAATATGTAAGTTTaaatgtttttatttcaattctAAATGTGATGCTCAATGCTCTTGTATGTTTTAGCTggctaaaaatataaataaatcgAACGTTAGTGAATTCTGGATACACATAGATGGTGTGTCCAAATTTGTGCGCTTAATTTACGAACTTTTGCTTCACTTTCGTGTATCCTCTAAACAAATTGATGGCATTGGCCAGCAAATCGCCTGCTAATCAAGTTCAATTCAGTCTTTCTTCGTTGCCAAAAATTCCCCACcgagatccaaaaaaaaataaaaaatttcaggCCATGCATCGTCATTAATGCAACTCTTTGAACTTTCTGGTAGCAAATTTAAGTTCTATTTCTAGATTTAAGGCGTGCGTACGTATAAAAAAATCCCTTCAAACGCTTGGAAATGTAAAGAACGCTCAAAAAATGTTTCCAATTCTCCTCAGAGACCTAAAAGTATACATAGGAAATATATTCTAATTCGTATCTTTTATTGGAGTATAAAGAGCGTGCTCTAATTCTGTTGCACTCTTGTTTTGATAACTGGCTTCTTTGCTGTAAACAACGGAGTTATATTCCTGGTCACAACATGTGTAAGAATGACACATGAAGTAGAGGGTGCACCTGTTCTTTCGAACTTCTTTATTAGCAACCAAATCAAGCTTGACTTTGACTTTCTTCTGCAGGAAAACTCAGTTCATGGAAAACAAATGGGTACTGTTGGTGTCACCAACCACAAACCAACATGCTTCGTGTTTCCTCTTCCAATATTTAGCAAAATCAACAACCCCACTACTGTCTTGCCCTTGAGATCTCTTTCACAAATAACCTATAAACTGACATCCTCCCTATCCCTCACATTCTCAACATTGATGACATCATAGATCAAATCAATATTTAACGAATGATTACAGGATTGTGCAATATCCATCAACTATAAATCAAGTATTTATAATAGCTGTTGCCTTTGATTGCTCTCCATgtctaacaaaacaaacatggCGTGTATATTCTTTCCAAGGTTCTTTGAACGTTTGTTAGCCAATTCTTTCGTCAAATGTTGAAGTTCCAATAGCATACAA
Coding sequences:
- the LOC131323864 gene encoding uncharacterized protein LOC131323864, whose translation is MLEMENTNPPWLKQLLKANFYAVYQAHEDYRCNKCNRYCIECTGNPFYEYCLDDHENHQIIQISMVHFLQLESFVVYQVRMLFLTSIIVNWKGANILTLIFTYTHREAISRGSPKQTFAVETELSTGEIDDSFQIDQSSTPNRKLKEKERHSSTSSSNLICPVAQQLFSNQ